The following are encoded in a window of Phaseolus vulgaris cultivar G19833 chromosome 3, P. vulgaris v2.0, whole genome shotgun sequence genomic DNA:
- the LOC137807371 gene encoding protein GLUTAMINE DUMPER 3 produces the protein MAAYREPMNVGDRAPVSSQQQPHSPWHSPVPYLFGGLAAMLGLIAFALLILACSYWKLSGYLEGNGETERDLEAGEGKTEQDQKPQRQYEEKILVIMAGQEKPTFLATPSVSSSSCSTSRSSSFGDNTSTCTCEETQKSLEMAQTAKEGSAESGTTETSSDQHP, from the coding sequence ATGGCTGCATACAGAGAACCCATGAACGTAGGTGATAGAGCCCCGGTTTCTTCGCAGCAGCAACCACACTCGCCATGGCATTCTCCAGTTCCCTACCTATTTGGGGGGCTAGCGGCTATGCTGGGTCTCATAGCCTTCGCTCTGTTGATCCTTGCATGCTCCTATTGGAAGCTCTCCGGGTACCTTGAAGGGAACGGGGAAACAGAACGGGACCTGGAAGCTGGCGAGGGAAAAACGGAACAAGACCAGAAACCTCAGAGACAGTATGAGGAGAAGATCCTGGTGATCATGGCCGGCCAAGAGAAACCAACATTCTTAGCCACTCCGAGCGTCTCTTCTTCAAGCTGCAGCACTAGCAGGTCCTCTTCCTTCGGTGACAACACCAGCACCTGCACCTGCGAAGAGACGCAAAAATCTCTGGAAATGGCACAGACCGCAAAAGAGGGAAGTGCAGAGAGCGGGACCACCGAAACCTCGTCGGATCAGCACCCTTGA
- the LOC137805900 gene encoding PTI1-like tyrosine-protein kinase At3g15890: MGSSFSCCVSERVDEVSTSFGVVNNSWRIFTYKELHAATNGFSDDNKLGEGGFGSVYWGRTSDGLQIAVKKLKAMNSKAEMEFAVEVEVLGRVRHKNLLGLRGYCVGDDQRLIVYDYMPNLSLISHLHGQFAVEVELNWQRRMNIAIGSAEGLLYLHREVTPHIIHRDVKASNVLLNSEFEPLVADFGFAKLIPEGVSHMTTRVKGTLGYLAPEYAMWGKVSESCDVYSFGILLLELISGRKPIEKLPGGLKRTITEWAEPLISRGKFRELVDPKLRGNFDEKQLKQAINVAALCVQSEPEKRPNMKQVVNLLKGYESEEKKVSVTRIDSIKYNEELLALDQPSDEEPDDASASYGVFSAIEVQNMKDPYKPGYYKNIA; encoded by the exons ATGGGATCCTCATTCAGTTGCTGTGTCTCAGAGAGGGTCGACGAAGT GTCCACATCATTTGGCGTAGTTAACAATTCATGGAGAATATTCACGTACAAGGAATTGCATGCGGCTACCAACGGATTCAGCGATGATAACAAGCTTGGAGAAGGTGGTTTTGGAAGTGTGTACTGGGGAAGAACCAGTGATGGTCTTCAG ATAGCGGTAAAGAAACTGAAAGCAATGAACTCAAAGGCGGAGATGGAATTTGCTGTAGAAGTTGAAGTTCTTGGAAGGGTTAGGCACAAAAACTTGCTGGGTCTTAGGGGCTATTGTGTTGGGGATGATCAACGGCTCATAGTGTATGATTACATGCCAAATCTCAGCCTGATTTCTCATCTCCATGGCCAGTTTGCTGTTGAAGTTGAACTCAACTGGCAAAGGAGAATGAACATTGCAATTGGTTCTGCAGAAGGCCTTCT GTACTTGCACCGTGAGGTCACACCCCACATCATCCACAGGGACGTAAAAGCAAGTAACGTGCTTCTGAATTCAGAGTTTGAGCCTCTAGTTGCGGATTTTGGGTTTGCAAAACTAATCCCAGAAGGGGTTAGTCATATGACTACCCGTGTGAAGGGTACGTTGGGATACTTGGCTCCTGAATATGCGATGTGGGGTAAGGTCTCGGAAAGTTGTGATGTCTATAGCTTTGGAATTTTGCTCTTGGAACTTATAAGTGGAAGAAAGCCCATAGAGAAGCTCCCTGGTGGGCTTAAGAGAACAATAACTGAGTGGGCCGAGCCTCTAATAAGCAGAGGAAAGTTCAGGGAGCTGGTTGATCCAAAACTGAGAGGGAACTTTGATGAAAAGCAATTGAAACAAGCAATCAATGTGGCTGCTCTTTGCGTGCAGAGTGAGCCCGAGAAACGACCCAACATGAAGCAAGTGGTTAACCTTCTTAAAGGGTATGAATCTGAAGAGAAGAAAGTGAGTGTGACGAGGATAGACAGTATCAAGTATAATGAAGAACTATTGGCACTTGATCAGCCTAGTGATGAAGAACCTGATGATGCAAGCGCTAGTTATGGTGTTTTCAGCGCCATTGAAGTCCAAAACATGAAGGATCCATATAAGCCCGGTTATTACAAGAACATCGCCTAA
- the LOC137805598 gene encoding uncharacterized protein, which translates to MGEVDDPSQDLSSPYHVSSSDNPSFLIVPIILEGLNYHHWSRSFQMSLISKNKIGFIGGTIEAPNRTKSLFPTWQRANMLVVSWILKVISQSIAQSIICMNNAFDIWNDLKERFSQGDMIHVSDIQEMISSFKQVCSLVTQQERQIFGDQSKAMIATSKGGYKNNATTYGRGAGYGRGSNGRGYTSKICSHCGRTGHTIDTCYKKHGFPPHFKFKNQNHDQSHTNAVFQNTNFNNNEQNHEGSRSEVESQQIGFTPEQYQTLLALLQQTKSSGNASNQVSIIPFNPSNQTVVLLITFVHP; encoded by the exons ATGGGTGAAGTTGATGATCCCTCACAAGATCTTAgttcaccttaccatgttagttcatCAGATAATCCTTCCTTTCTTATTGTCCCTATTATTCTTGAGGGACTAAATTATCATCATTGGTCTCGTTCGTTTCAAATGAGCCTAATTTCAAAGAACAAAATAGGTTTCATTGGTGGAACTATAGAAGCTCCCAATCGTACCAAATCATTGTTTCCAACATGGCAGAGAGCCAATATGTTGGTTGTTTCGTGGATTCTCAAGGTTATTTCTCAATCCATCGCGCAGAGCATCATCTGTATGAACAATGCCTTTGACATATGGAATGATTTAAAGGAAAGGTTCTCACAAGGAGACATGATTCATGTTTCTGATATCCAGGAGatgatttcttcttttaaacaaG TTTGCTCTCTTGTTACACAACAAGAGAGGCAAATATTTGGTGATCAATCCAAGGCAATGATTGCTACTAGCAAAGGAGGTTATAAAAACAATGCTACAACCTATGGCAGAGGTGCTGGATACGGAAGAGGAAGTAATGGAAGAGGatatacttccaaaatttgtAGTCATTGTGGAAGGACAGggcataccattgatacatgctataaaaagCATGGCTTTCCACCTCATTTCAAGTTCAAAAATCAGAATCATGATCAGAGTCATACTAATgcagtttttcagaatacaaatttcaataataatgagcagaatcatgaaggttcaaggtcagaagtggagtctcaacaaattggttttactcctgagcagtatcaaacattgttagctcttttacaacagACCAAATCCAGTGGCAATGCTTCTAATCAAGTCTCTATTATTCCCTTCAATCCCTCCAATCAAACag tggtgctactgatcacatttgttcatccttaa